Below is a genomic region from Glaciihabitans sp. INWT7.
GTGCACCGCGGGCTATCTCGCCGCAGAGCTCTCCGCGGGCGCCGCGATGGTTGTGGCGGGCCAGCGTTGGGAGTTCTTCCTCACGACCTTCCTTGCCTATGCGGTCACCGCGATCATCTTCATCGTCGGCAGCCTCAGCCGCCGCAGCTCGCGCCGGACCCAGCCGATGCTCCATCGGGCGGCCCGAGATGAGCAGCTTGCGGCCATGCGCCATCGCATCGAGGTCAAGGCCGCCTCGCTGCTCCATGACACCGTGCTGAGCCACCTTGCCGCAATCGCGGGCTCGGTCGGGGACAGCCTCGATCCGCACCTGCGCAACCTCGTGCAGCGGGATCTCGAGATCCTGGTGGGGGAGGAGTGGCTGACCGAGCCGGAGCCCGTTGTCGACCCGGCGCTCCGGCACCGATGGGAGCAGACCCCGCTCTTCGGCGCGATCGCCGAGTCGCGACTTCTCGGGCTCGACATCGAGTCCACCGGAGACTTCGACGCGATCTCCGAGCTCGATGCGGAGACCTCCGTCTCCCTCGGGCTTGCGGTGAAACAGTGCCTCGTCAACGTGCTTCGGCACTCGGGTCTCACCCGGGCGGAGGTAGCGGTCTTCGGTTCGGAGTCGGATGTCTCGGTGATGGTCATCGACGCCGGTCGAGGCTTCACCGAGGCGGAGACCGCACCCGACCGGCTCGGCATCAGGCACTCGGTGCGCCAGCGCATCGAAGAGGTGGGAGGGGCGGTGCAGATCTGGTCGACTCCCGGACGGGGCACGTCGATCATGATCCGCGTGCCGGCGCGATCCTCCGAAAGATCGTCCGAGGTGGATGCCTCGTGACCACCGTCGAACGTACCCGACAGCAGCTCGACCCGGCCGGTACCACCGGGGTCGGTCCGGTCGCGATCTTCCTCGCCGTCGGAGCGTTCCTCTACGCGGTCGTCATGACGATCGGGGGTCGGGCCGAAATCTCCCACCCGCTGTTCGCCGTCCTGGCCCTCGCCTTCCTCGCCATCGCCGGTGCGATCCTCATCGCGTGCTCGAGCCCCAACCGTGCCCCCCTCACCGCGGCCAGCCACGCCGCAGTGCACTCGACGGCAATGGCGGCCATCGTCTGCGAGGCGATCGGCCAAGCCGGATCGAACGCATACATCCGCGACGACTGGGGCCCGGCCACGCTGGGGATCCTGCTGGTGGCGCTCGGCCCGTATCGGCCCGCGCGGGAGATCGCGGGCGGCGGTCTGATCTCGGCGATCTCCATCGGGATCATCACCTACTTCGAGGTTCCGTCGCTTGTCACCCCCGGTCCGCCGCTGGCCTTCATCGTGCTGGCCGTCACGCCGATGCTCGCGCTCAGCCTCTCGGCGGCGATGTTCTCCAAGGGGGTCGTCGCCTCCATCGAGCGCTGGCAGCAACGGGCGCAGGCGGCATCCGTGAGTCTGGTTCGGGAGTTCCGGGACGGGATCGCCCGATCGGTGCAACAGGACCGTGTCACCATTCTGAATCGAGACGTGCTGCCGTTCTTCACCGAGGTGCTTGCCAGCGACACGATCACCGAGGTGCTTGCCAGCGACACGATCACCGATGCGGATAGGGAGCGCGCGCGCTCGATCGCCGACTCGATTCGCAGTGTGATGGTCGAAGAGGTCGACCGCTCCTGGCTGGAGTCGCTCATGGAGCTCACCGGGGTGGAGCGCACGAGTCGGCGCGGAGCCGCGGGAGTGGTGGTGGAAGATCCGAGTCGGGTCGCCGGGGCGATGAGCATCGGCCAGCGCACCGCGATTCGCGCTCTGCTCGTGGCCCTCACCAACATCCCCGGGTTCACCCGTGACCACTTGCGAATCGTGCTCTCTGACTACGGTGGGCGCGGTCACGGCGTCATCACCGCCCACCTGCCCCTCGGCGACTCTGTCCTGCGCTCTACCTTCGCCCCATTCCTGGCGGTATTGCGTGCTGTTTTCACTCAATTGGAGGTCGATTTCGTGCACCCCGAACTCACCCTGAGGTTCTCCTATGACCGCGATTAGCCCGGTCACCGGTCGCACCGGGCGCCGAGTGCGGCTTGCGATCCTCGACGACCACGAGGTTCTCCTCGACAGCCTGTCGAGCTGGATCAGTGCCAATGCTCCCGACTTCGACCTCGTGTTGAGCGCGGGCACCTGGCTTCAGCTCGTGCACAGCGAGAACTTCCCGACGGAACTGGTCTTCATCGACTTCCAGCTCAAAGAGTCGGTCTCCATCGAGGCGCGAGTGCGCACCTGCCGCGCAGCCGGGGCGAAGGTGATCGTGCTCTCGAGCCTCGACACGCGAGAGGCCCGCGAGCGGGCGCTGGATGCCGGGGCATCCGCCTTCCTTTCCAAGGCCATCCCGATGCGCGAGGTCATGGACAGCGCGCGGGAGGTGATGGGCGTGGAGACCGGGGAGAACCTGCAGAAGGACTGGCGTCCGCTGCCTGTCGGTGCGATGCACCAGTCCCGTCCCAAGTTGAGCCATGGCGAGGAGGAGGCATTTAAGCTCTATGTTGTCGGCTTCAGCACCACCGAGGTCGCCAGTCAGATGAACGTTCAGTACGAGACCGCCAAGACCTACCTGCGTCGGGTGCGGGAGAAATACGCCAAAGCAAACAGACCGGCGAGCAAGAAGGCGGATCTCATCCGCCGCGCAGCCGAGGACGGATACCTCCAGTAGTGGCAAAGCTCTATTTTCGCTATGGCGCGATGAACAGTGGCAAGAGCACCGCGATGCTCCAGGCCGCCTACAACTACGAGGAGCGCGGGCAGCAGGTGCTGTTGGCGAAGCCGTCGGTCGATACGCGCGGGGAGGGAGACATCGTCTCCCGCCTCGGCGTGACGCGTCCAGTGGACTTCGTGATCGCACCGGACGACGACGTGTACTCCCTGTTCGAGCGCGAGCGCGCCCGGGTGCTCGCGCAGACCGGGGTGAACGTGAGTTGTCTCCTCGTCGACGAGGCGCAGTTTCTGAGCGAGACGCAGGTGGATGACCTGTTGCGCATCGCGATCGTGGAGGCGGTGCCGGTGATGGCGTACGGCATCCGCACCGACTTCCAGACCGTCGCGTTTCCGGGGAGCCGGCGCTTGCTCGAGGTCGCGCACTCGCTCGAGGAGCTCAAGACGATCTGCCGGTGTGGTCGCAAGGCGATGTTCAATGCGCGCAAGATCGACGGCCGGTTCATCTTCGACGGGGACCAGGTGGCGATAGACGGGGCGCTCGAGGTGACCTACGAGTCGCTCTGCGGAGCCTGTTACCTCGACGAGAGCCACGGCCTGCTCGGCAGCGGTCGACGGCGTGTGCTCGTCGACCAGCCTGATACGGCCTACGGCTCCGCCCCGGACGCCGACTTCGAGTAGGCGCTGGCCTCTCGCGCAGGCGGCATGCTGGCGCGCCTGCGCGCTCGACTGCCTGCGTGCCTGCGCGCTCGACTGCCTGCGTGCCTGCGCGCTCGACTGCCTCCGTGCTCGAAATGCAGGAGTCCAAGCGACAGGTGTGGCGCATGGGCCTCACCCATAACATCCGTCACACCCCGTCCTGCATTTCGAACCAGGTTGACGGAAAGAGAGGCCCAAAGACCCCGACAGGGTCGCACACTGTTGTGCTATTCCGGCAATTGTGTGGGGCTGTCGTGACTCAAGATTGCGCCGGAACGCCTGGCCCCTCCGAAGCAGGGAGTGGATATTCCGGGCAAGGCCAAGAACCCGCTATCTAACTTCCGCTATTGGGAAGTCTGTGAGAGTCGCGATCGCCCGGCCGCTGTCACGGATGGAGACGAGTACCGCGGCGTTCCGAGACTCTTTCGAAGAGTGTTCCCTCAGTGACCCCGTGTGCATTCCCGGGCCACGGACCCTCTTCCGAACGCGCGACCCCCGGCCTGAGAACCTGCGAGAGTAGTTCGATGGTGACTGCACAGGACGTGGATGGAGGGCTGGACCTCGAGTCAGTTCGGGCTCTTTTTCCCGCCACGCGAAATCTGACCTACTTGGATCCCGCTGCGGTGGGCATCATGTCACGTTGGAGCGTGCACGCGATGGGGGAAATCGCACAATCGCACGCCGACAACGGGATCGTTGCCACAGCGGCGTGGGGCGAGATGATCGAGGGGGCGCGTCGGAGTCTTGCCGAAATGATTGGCGGGTCCGCGGAGCGCCTGGCCTTCACCCAGAACACCGCCACCGCCCTTGCGCTGGTGGTGAACGGCCTCACGTGGCGAGACGGCGACAACGTGGTCGTGCCTTCGGGGGAATTTCCGTCCAACTTCTATCCGTGGTTACAGCTTCGCAGCAAGGGTGTCCACATCCGGGAAGTGCCCATGGTCGAAGGCCACGGCGACCTCGTCGAGCTCGATCGGATGATCGATGACAGGACACGGGTTGTCGCGATCAGTGCAGTGCAGTACTCCTCGGGCTACCGCTACGATTTGGCGCAAATCGCTGCGCTGTGCAGGAAGCGCGACGCGCTGCTGGTCGTCGATGGAACCCAGGCCGTTGGCGCGCTCTGGGTTCACGCGGACAGGGACGGGGTCGACGTTCTCGCCGTCAGCGCTCACAAGTGGATGCTCGGTCCGCTCGGAGTGGGTTTCGCACATTTCTCTGAACGCGCGATGCATCGCATACAGCCCTCCGTGGTCGGCTGGTTGAGCGTCGCGGATCCCTACGCCTTCACGCACGAACCGGTCTTCGCGAGTGACGCCCGACGCTTCGAATCCGGCACCGAGGTAGTGGCCAATATTGCTGGACTTTCCGCAGCAGCTGACCTTGTCGCGGAGATCGGACGAGCCAAGGTCGAAGAAGTGGTTTTGGACCGCACAGCTGAATTGGCTGTCGCGCTCTCGGGCGTTGGATTGACTATCACCCGTGACAGCGACCGAGCACATTGGTCCGGCATTCTGATCGCCACCAGCGGTCAGGGCGACGCGATATTGCATCGCCGCCTCTTGGCGGCCGGGGTGCGCTGCTCATTGCGGAATGGGCTTCGATTCGCACCCCACTTCTATTCCGCAGCCGAAGACTTCGAGGTTGCGTGTGATGTACTTCGAGGCGGATCGAATTGATGTTAAAGCCAATTGCGGCAGGCAAGCGCGGCGCGCCAAGTGAAACAATGAAGGACCGGGATGGCCTTCAAACCATCCCGGTCCTTTATCGATCGAATTCCTAAAGGATTCCTAACGAATTCTAGAATTGCATTTTGTCGGGGTAACAGGATTTGAACCTGCGACCTCTTCGTCCCGAACGAAGCGCGCTACCAAACTGCGCCACACCCCGATGCCCAAGTATCGAGCCGATCCGCAAAACGGACCTTGTCAAGAATAGCTGATATCTCGGGCCGTGAGTGTCAACAGCGTCGCCTCGGGTCGGCAGGCGAAGCGAACCGGCGCGTAGATGGATGTTCCGAGCCCGGCCGACACGTTGAGATACGCGGTGCGGCGTGCGTGCGTCCAGAGGCTGAGGCCCTTCACCTGGTCCCGGGGGATGTCGCAGTTGGTCACCAGGGCGCCATAGCCGGGCACGCAGACCTGCCCGCCGTGGGTGTGGCCGGCGAAGATGAGCTCCGAACCGTAGTTGACGAGGGAGTTCAGTACGCGCTGGTATGGCGAGTGGGTGAGCCCGATGGTCACGGGATTCGGTCCGCCCGATTCATCCGCCCAGCCCACGTTTTCGCGCATCTCGTCCATCGCGCCCGGCAGCTTCGCGAGCTTGTCCCACCCGACGTGGGCGTCGTTCACCCCGAGGAATTCGAGTCGCGAACCCTTGATGCTCATCGCCCGGGCTGTGTTGTTGAGGTCGAGCCAGCCGAGTCCCTCGAGATAGGAGGTGAGCCTGCCGTTGTCCAGACGGGCTTGCGTGTGATCCGTCTTCGAGGGTGCGGTGAAATAGGTGAACGGGTTCTTGGCTACCGGCCCGAAATAGTCGTTGGAGCCGTGCACGAATACGCCCGGGATGCCGCGGAAGGGTTCGAGGGCATATTCCACGCCCTCGATCCCTCGTTCGTGACCGAGGTTGTCGCCGGTATCGACCACCAGGTCGGGCTCGTACACGGCGAGGCCGCGGATCCACTCCTGCTTCTCGCGCTGCCACGGGGCCATGTGGAGGTCTGCCAGGTGCAAAACGGTGAGGGGACGCGCCCCCGGCTGCAGCACCGGTAGGGTGTGCGTGCGCAGGGTGAACCGGTTGCGCTCGACCAGCGTGCCCCACGCGAGGCTACCGAGCCCGACCGCGGCGACCGCTAGGGCAGCCGAGGCCGCCCGTTCGGATGCCCTGCTCACTTGGGGCAGACCCCGCCCGGGTCACTTCCATCGGGCTTGCCATACACGGTGAGGGTGACCGGATCGGTCTTGGTGGCCGCCGATCCCGACGAGGGGTTCGAGGCCTGCACGATACAGACGCTGTCAGTCTGGCCGGGCAACGGATTGCCCTTCGCCCACTGGTAGCTGATCTTGCTCGGATCGAATCCCGCGCTCGCGATCGCCGCATCCGCTACCTGGCGGGTGAGCCCGGTCACGTTCGGCATCGTGGTGGAGAGGCTGCCATCGCTGGTGAAGACTGTGATGTTCGCACCGGAGGGCACCTTCGAGCCCGCGGCGGGATCCGTGCGGGTGATGCGACCGGCTGGCAGGCCTGAGGCCTCCGGGCCGCCATCCGTGTACTGGAACTTGAGGCTGGTGAGCAGCCTCTGGGCCTGGTCCGAGGTCTGGCCGGTGAGGCTCGGCACGATCGCCGACGAGCCACCGAGCATCGCAGCGGACGCCGCGGGGAACGACTTCTCTCCGCCGTACTTGGCGTCCGCCGGCTTCATGATGGCCTTGAAGATGTTGAAGCGCGCGTAGGAGGCGTAGTTCTGGCGCGTGATCGGGTTGGTGTTCCTTCGAAGGCTGGTGTGTCCCGAGATGTTGCCGGTCCAGACCGCGGTGCCGATCTTGGTCGTCGTTCCCATGATCCACACGTGGTCCGCCGTGTCGCTCGTACCGGTCTTTCCACCGATCGCCAGCCCGTCGCGAGGGTTACCGGGGGAGCTCGTTCCGCTCTGCATGCTTCCGGCCATCGCGTTGAGCGTGCCAGCAGCGACGTCGGCGGAGATGCCCTGGTTGCAGGTCTTGGCCTGCCCCGGCAGTGTCTTGCCCGCGGCATTCACCACACTGTCGATGATGATCGGCTCGCAGTGGTTTCCGTTCGCCCCGACGGCGGCGGCTGCGGCGGCGATGGTCAGCGGCGCCTGCTCGTTGGAGCCGAGGATGGTGTTCGGGTTGGTGTTCAGCGGGGTTCCGTCGGCGCGATGCGCACCGAGACTCGCGGCGGTGTCCCGGATCGAGCAGAGGTCCTGCCGCTGGGCCATTTGCATGAACGAGTTGTTGACCGATCCGATCAGGGCGGACTTGACGGTCATGTAGCTGCCGCTGCCGCTGTCGTTCTTGAGGAGGAAGGTACCTCCGTTGTCCAGCGGAACGCCTCCGCAGTTGAAGCTGGAGAACTTGTAGGTCTGCGGGCTGTGACCGTCGACGAGGTCGTTGAGGCCGTGTCCGGTCTGGAGCCAGTTGGCGAGATCGAACACCTTGTAGGTGGAACCGGTGGGGAAGCCCCGTGACCCGCCGTAGGGGAAATCGGTGCTGAAGTTCACCGCAGTGGTGGTCTGCGGATCTGCGCCCGGCGCGTCGTCGAAGAGCTTGTTCTGAGTCATCACCAGGATGCGACCGGTGCCACCCTCCACAGTGTCGGCCGCTGCGCCGAGCGGGAAGCGCGCTTCGGTCGGGGGAGCCTGCTGCGCGATGCTCGCGGAAGCGGCGTCCTGCAGGTCGAGGTCGATGGACGTATAGATCTTGTAGCCGCCCATGTCCCAGTTCGCCTGGCGTTCGGCGGCTGTGGCTCCGAGTGACTCGAGCACCGGAGCCGCCCCGGGGAACTTCTTGGCGTCGGCGGTGATTACCTTCGAGACGTAGTCGCAGGGCCACTTCGCGTTGGCCTCGATGGCGTTGCGGCATCCATTGAACTGGGGGGTGAGCTTGACGTACGACTCGATCGGGGTGGCGATCGCGTCGTCATGCTGCTTCTGGGCGATGTCCTTCTCCGCGAGCATGGCGTTGAGGATCTGGTCGCGGCGCAACTTATTGGCCGGATACCGCTTCGGGTCGAGCAGATTCTGAGCGGTGGGCTGCTGCACGATCGCGATCAGGCTCGCAGCCTGCGGAAGCGTCACGTCTTTCGCAGACACTCCGTAATAGAGCTGAGCCGCGGACTCCACACCATAGGTGTTCGAGCCCATTCCCACGATGTTGAGATACCCGAGCAGGATCTCCTTCTTCGTGTAGGCCTTGTCGAGGCCGATCGCGAGCTTCATCTCCTTGAGCTTGCGGTCGATGGAGTATCCGCTCGCTGCCGCGATCGCGGCGTCGCGCTCCTTGCCGGTCTTCGTCGTGAACGCTTCCTGCACGAGGATGTTCTTCACCAGCTGCATGTCGAGGGTAGAGCTTCCGCTCTGTTGGCCGCCCTGGGTGTTCGTGATCGCGGCGCGCGCGATCGACGGTACGTCCACTCCGCCGTGGTCGTAGAAGCGGCGGTCTTCACCGTCTACTGCGCCCTGTTTGAGGAACGGCGAGACGGCATCCCATCCAACTACCTGCCGGTTCTGCTTGTAGATCGTCGCGATCTTCTCCGGCTGTCCTCCGCGCATGGCGAAGATCTGGTTCTGTTGCGATGGCGCGCTGATCTTGATCGAGTCGGGAAGGTTCTCGAAGATGTCGATGGAGCCCTGGGCCGTCATGCTGGTGACGGCGATGGCAGGGGTGACCATCGCGGTGACCAGAACACCGGCGAGAACGCTGAAGCCGAGGAGGCCGAGCAGGCCTCCGAGCACGCCGGACGGCTTCAATTTTTGGGCAGACATAGAATCAGGGTAAGGGATGATCGCCCTGTCGAACCTGAAGGGATGCCGGGATGACCACGTGGGAATACGTCACCACTCCGCTTATCGTGCACAATACCGCCGCGATTCTGAACAACTGGGGTTCGGAGGGCTGGGAACTCGTGCAGGTGGTCACCGGGCCAGAAGGCGGCCTCGTCGCCTACCTGAAGCGTGCCAAGAACGAGGAGAACTGATGTCTGCGATCGACGACCGTCTCACCGAGCTGGGGTTGGAGCTTCCCGCCATCGCCGCTCCCGCCGGGGTCTACATTCCCGCTGTCGTCAGCGGCAATCTCGTGTTCACGTCGGGCCAGCTGCCTTTCACCGCGGGCGCGCTTCCCGCCACTGGCAAGGTCGGTGCGACCGTCACCGCCGAAGACGCGAAGACCTACGCCGCAACCTGTGTGCTGAACGCACTCGCTGCCGTGGAATCCGCGATCGGATCGCTGGACCGGGTCACCCGCGTCGTGAAGGTCGTCGGTTTCGTGTCGTCCGACCCGGCGTTCACTGGCCAGCCGGGCGTCATCAACGGGGCATCAGAACTGCTCGGAGAGATCTTCGGCGACCGGGGGGTGCACGCCCGGAGCGCGGTGGGCGTAGCGGTGTTGCCACTCGATTCGCCTGTCGAGGTGGAGTTGATCGTCGAGTTCGCTTGAGCCGGTCTCGATACGCGCCGTAGACGGCGCTACTCGGCCGGCGGGATTCGATGATCGAGTCGGCCGCCCAGCGGCCGGATCGAGATCACTTCATCCGGTCGCTGATGATCTGCATGACCGATGTGTCGGCGAGCGTTGTCGTATCGCCGATGTCCCGACCCTCCGCGACATCCTGCAGCAGCCGTCGCATGATCTTGCCTGAGCGTGTCTTCGGCAGTTCCGCGACGATGAAGATCTCGCGCGGGCGGGCGATCGCTCCGATCTGCTCGGCGACGTGGCCGCGGAGCAGCGCACTGGCGTCGTCCGCTCTGTAGGCCTCGGCGTGTTCGCCGCGCAAGATCACGAAGGCGACGACGGCCTGGCCGGTCGTCTCATCCGCGGCTCCGACGACCGCCGACTCCGCGACGATCGGATGCGACACGAGTGCCGACTCGATCTCCGCGGTCGAGAGCCGGTGGCCTGAGACGTTCATCACGTCGTCGACGCGTCCGAGCAGCCAGATGTCGCCGTCTTCGTCGAGACGCGCTCCGTCGCCGGCGAAATACAGCGGGCCACCCGGTGCATCCGCGAACTTCGACCAGTAGGTCTCGACGAAGCGATCCGGGTCACCCCAGATCCCGCGCAGCATCGAGGGCCACGGCTCGGTCACGACGAGAAGGCCGCCACCTCCGGCCGGCACCGGATGGCCCGCCTCGTCGAGCACATCGATCGAGATCCCCGGCAGCGCTACCTGCGCCGAACCCGGCTTCAGAATCGTGACGCCGGGCAGCGCGGAAACCATGATCGCGCCGGTCTCTGTCTGCCACCAGGTGTCGACGATCGGAGTCGTGCCTCCACCGATGACATCGCGGTACCAGACCCAGGCCTCCGGGTTGATCGGCTCTCCCACGCTGCCGAGCACGCGCAGCGAGCTGAGGTCGAAATCATCCGGAACCTGCCGTCCGAGCTTCATGAACGAGCGGATGGCGGTGGGTGCCGTGTAGAAGATGGTCACCCCGTATTTCTGGATGATCTCCCACCACCGCCCGCCGTGTGGCGCATCCGGGGTGCCCTCGTAGAGCACCTGGGTCGCACCGTTGGCGAGCGGTCCGTAGACGACGTAGCTGTGGCCGGTGATCCATCCCACGTCGGCGGTGCACCAGTAGACATCGGTCGCCGGGTTGAGGTCGAACACGTTCTTGTGGGTGAACGCCGCCTGCGTGAGATAGCCGCCACTCGTGTGCAGGATGCCCTTCGGCTTGCCCGTCGTGCCGGAGGTGTAGAGGATGAACAGCGGCGTCTCGGCGGGAAAACCCTCGGCCTCGTGTTCGGTCTCCGCCGCGGCCATCGCCTCGTGCCACCAGAGGTCGCGACCCTCGAACCAGTCGATCTCGTTCTCACCGCGCTTGACCACGAGCACGTTCTCGACAGTGTGGTCGCCCTCCTTGGCGAGGGCGGCATCCACCGCGGGTTTCAGGGCGCTGACCTTGCCCTTGCGCCATCCGCCGTCCGCGGTGATCACGAGCTTTGCACTCGCGTCATCGACGCGCGAGCGGATGCTGTCGGCACTGAAGCCTCCGAAGATCACCGAGTGCACCGCTCCGATGCGGGCCACGGCGAGCATCGCGATCACGGCCTCCGGGATCATCGGAAGGTAGACCGCGACACGGTCGCCTTTCTCGATGCCGAGGGAGGTGAGCAGGTTTGCCGCGCGCTTGACCTCCGCGGTGAGTTCGGCGTAGCTGAGGTCGCGGCTGTCGCCGGGTTCTCCCTCCCAGTGGAGGGCGATCCGGTCGCCGTTGCCGGCCAGCACATGCCGATCGAGGCAGTTGAACGCGACGTTCAACTCACCGTCTTCGAACCAGGTGGCGAAGGGGGCGTTCGACCAGTCGAGATCCTTGGTGAAGTCCTTGTTCCAGTGGAGCAACTCGCGGGACTGGGCGGCCCAGAAGGCGAGACGGTCGGCGAAGGCATCGTCGTACAGGGCTGCCGTTGCGACCGCGTCGGCTCGGAATTCCGGGCTCGGCGGGAAGCGTCGCTCTTCGTGCTGCAAGCTGTCAATGGAAGTGTTGGACATCGGTATCCCTCGCGAAGGCGGCGGGCGTCGATGCCCGAGCAGAGTAGTGATCCGATACTAGGCCGCTAGCGGGTTGCGCTCCGTTGCGCCCATTCTGGGAGTGTCCCCTGATCGCGGGGGTTTGTCTCTTGCGCCGGTGTTCTGCCGGAGTACACTGGGGTCGTTGAATGCAAATTCGATAAGCAACGCGCAGTGATTCCCCCCAATCCAGCGTTGCTGTGGCGGCGCCGGTTCCCCCCAACAGGCGCCGCCCCTCTTTTTTAATCGCCGTTCCTCCTTTCCTCCCCCGCACTCTCGGGCGCGAGTTCTCCCCGGTGGGGGAGCGAGGGCACCGGAGGCGCGAGGCGCGCTCTACCGTCGTGTCATGCCGACCGCTGCTCCGTTCGATCCGTCCACCTCGCTCGCCTCGGGCAAGGAGCGTTTCGTCGCACGCCGAGCGGGGGCGCAGCCCGCACCGGCAGTGCGACGGCGCACTCTCGCCGGATTCGAACTCGACGGGTTCGGACCGCTTTCTGACTTCGTCGCCGAGGCGGCGGTCACGGATGTCTTCGTGAACGGGCCGGCGGAAGTCTGGGTCGACCGCGGGCACGGCGCCGTGCGGCAAGAGCCCCTCGGATGGGACGAAGGCCTGCTGCGCGATCTCGCCGTGCGACTGATCGGGCTGGGCGGACGCCACATCGACGAAGCGACTCCTTGCGTCGATGTGCGCCTGCACGACGGCATCCGCATCCACGCGGTTCTTCCCCCGATCTCCCCGGCCGGCACACTCCTCTCTATTCGCCTTCCCCGAGTGGAGAGACTCGGGCTCACCGACCTCGACGCGGCCGGCTTCTTCTCGCGGATCGACCTCGAGACTGTGTCGCAGTTGGTGGCCCGGCGCGAAAACGTGCTCATCACCGGAGCGGGCGGCAGCGGCAAGACCACCCTGCTCGCGGCGTTGCTCTCGAGTGCACACGCTGGTGATCGGATCATCGCCATCGAGGATGTCGGAGAGCTGCGGGTGACCCACCCGCATTTCGTCTCACTCGAGGCCCGCCAAGCGAATCTGGAGGGTGCCGGGCACCTCGGACTCGATCGCCTGGTGCGGGAGGCTCTGCGGATGCGCCCCGACCGCCTCGTGCTCGGCGAGTGTCGCGGCGCGGAGATCCGGGAGCTGCTCGCCGCGCTCAACACCGGTCACGACGGGGGAGCGGGCACCCTGCACGCCAACTCGCTCGACGATGTTCCCGCGCGCATCGAAGCGCTCGGTGCGCTCGCCGGCATGACCGCGACGGCGATCGCGAGGCAGACGGTGAGTGCGATCGGCACCGTGTTGCACCTCGAGCGCGATCGCGACACCCGGCGACTGGCGCAGATCGGGCGATTCGCCCTCGATCGGCGAGATCGCCTCTGCATGGTGGAGTCTCGTGGTGAGGCGTGACCGCCGGGTCGATCTAGAGCCGCTCGCCGCCGTCGTGCAGAGGCTCGGAGTGCTGCTT
It encodes:
- the acs gene encoding acetate--CoA ligase; the encoded protein is MSNTSIDSLQHEERRFPPSPEFRADAVATAALYDDAFADRLAFWAAQSRELLHWNKDFTKDLDWSNAPFATWFEDGELNVAFNCLDRHVLAGNGDRIALHWEGEPGDSRDLSYAELTAEVKRAANLLTSLGIEKGDRVAVYLPMIPEAVIAMLAVARIGAVHSVIFGGFSADSIRSRVDDASAKLVITADGGWRKGKVSALKPAVDAALAKEGDHTVENVLVVKRGENEIDWFEGRDLWWHEAMAAAETEHEAEGFPAETPLFILYTSGTTGKPKGILHTSGGYLTQAAFTHKNVFDLNPATDVYWCTADVGWITGHSYVVYGPLANGATQVLYEGTPDAPHGGRWWEIIQKYGVTIFYTAPTAIRSFMKLGRQVPDDFDLSSLRVLGSVGEPINPEAWVWYRDVIGGGTTPIVDTWWQTETGAIMVSALPGVTILKPGSAQVALPGISIDVLDEAGHPVPAGGGGLLVVTEPWPSMLRGIWGDPDRFVETYWSKFADAPGGPLYFAGDGARLDEDGDIWLLGRVDDVMNVSGHRLSTAEIESALVSHPIVAESAVVGAADETTGQAVVAFVILRGEHAEAYRADDASALLRGHVAEQIGAIARPREIFIVAELPKTRSGKIMRRLLQDVAEGRDIGDTTTLADTSVMQIISDRMK
- a CDS encoding TadA family conjugal transfer-associated ATPase, whose product is MPTAAPFDPSTSLASGKERFVARRAGAQPAPAVRRRTLAGFELDGFGPLSDFVAEAAVTDVFVNGPAEVWVDRGHGAVRQEPLGWDEGLLRDLAVRLIGLGGRHIDEATPCVDVRLHDGIRIHAVLPPISPAGTLLSIRLPRVERLGLTDLDAAGFFSRIDLETVSQLVARRENVLITGAGGSGKTTLLAALLSSAHAGDRIIAIEDVGELRVTHPHFVSLEARQANLEGAGHLGLDRLVREALRMRPDRLVLGECRGAEIRELLAALNTGHDGGAGTLHANSLDDVPARIEALGALAGMTATAIARQTVSAIGTVLHLERDRDTRRLAQIGRFALDRRDRLCMVESRGEA